The Dehalogenimonas sp. 4OHTPN genome window below encodes:
- a CDS encoding aminopeptidase P family protein — MSTDFIQKFRGRFEVFGIDGLLINKPENIRYITGFTGSNGYVILTPVHTILATDFRYVEQANSEVPDLFGVRKIEGPVSQWFPPLIRDMGVNVLGIEAGFITIAEFDRFKGALEGSSSSAKLIPLNDMVEDFRAAKSKNEILQIESAARLTCEALVQVSERYMRPGISEKKLAWELEKYIREAGGELAFPVIVAGGPASALPHATPSDRPLQPNEPLVIDLGAKLNGYCGDLTRTFWLGNLDQHFMKLYNIVLQAQQIAIGGIESGMSATTADRLARECITSAGYGECFGHSLGHGIGLEVHEKPAIGPNSTGILTDGMVFTVEPGIYVTGWGGIRIEDDVVLENGRVKVLTHFPK, encoded by the coding sequence TTGAGTACCGACTTTATCCAAAAATTTCGAGGGCGTTTTGAAGTATTTGGCATTGACGGACTGTTAATCAACAAGCCTGAGAATATCAGGTATATCACCGGATTTACAGGGTCGAATGGATACGTCATTCTGACTCCGGTTCATACGATACTTGCGACTGATTTCCGTTACGTCGAACAGGCAAATAGCGAAGTGCCTGATCTTTTTGGTGTAAGGAAAATTGAAGGTCCGGTCAGTCAATGGTTCCCACCTCTTATTCGCGACATGGGAGTAAATGTGCTCGGAATCGAGGCCGGATTCATAACCATCGCGGAGTTTGATCGGTTTAAGGGTGCTTTAGAAGGCTCGTCTTCCTCAGCAAAACTCATCCCCTTAAACGACATGGTGGAGGACTTCAGAGCCGCGAAAAGTAAAAATGAAATTCTACAAATTGAAAGCGCCGCTCGTCTTACCTGCGAGGCTTTAGTTCAAGTGTCAGAGCGATACATGCGCCCAGGAATTTCTGAAAAGAAACTAGCCTGGGAATTGGAGAAGTACATTCGGGAAGCTGGTGGTGAGTTGGCTTTCCCGGTTATCGTCGCGGGCGGACCTGCGTCTGCTCTCCCTCATGCGACGCCATCTGACCGCCCCCTCCAACCAAACGAGCCGTTGGTCATAGATCTAGGAGCTAAACTCAATGGTTATTGCGGAGATCTTACGCGGACTTTTTGGCTTGGGAATCTGGACCAGCACTTCATGAAACTCTATAATATTGTCCTCCAAGCGCAGCAAATTGCGATTGGCGGGATCGAATCCGGGATGTCTGCTACTACAGCGGATAGGTTAGCCCGCGAGTGCATCACATCTGCCGGCTATGGTGAATGTTTCGGACACAGCTTGGGGCATGGGATTGGATTGGAAGTCCATGAGAAACCTGCCATCGGTCCAAATTCAACGGGCATCCTAACTGATGGTATGGTCTTCACAGTAGAACCGGGGATTTATGTAACCGGCTGGGGCGGCATTCGTATTGAAGATGACGTCGTTCTGGAAAATGGCAGAGTCAAGGTATTGACACATTTTCCGAAATAG
- the topA gene encoding type I DNA topoisomerase, which yields MKSPMNFVIVESPAKARTLSRILGPKYIVKASMGHIRDLPKSKLGVDIENDFKPQYLVMRDKSSILKELKEGLSKASAVYLATDPDREGEAIAWHLKESICTLRASCKRVTFHEITPEAIIAAFNSPREINMNLVNAQQARRILDRLVGYKLSPLLWKKIRRGLSAGRVQSVALRIIVDREREILSFKPEEYWTIEVDLVKHNSTQKFKATLIGQGEKRRISIKTEEQALAVEKDLGSTKYSVSSVGVKEVIKQPSPPFITSTLQQEAYRKFRFTARQTMAIAQQLYEGLPIGTEGSVGLITYMRTDSIQVSGSAISEARKYIERQFGIAYLPKNVRSFTSSVKGAQEAHEAIRPTSIEREPQLIKEYLETNQFKLYQLIWQRMVASQMTAAKYKNTVVDITAKIAGSKGAYILRCQQTENIFPGFISLYVESRDDTEEIKTPPIPELVQNEELLVKGIHKAQRFTQPQPRFSEATLVKTLEQYGIGRPSTYAPILSVVQEREYVTKEKGLFKPTELGMTVSDMLVQQFPELFDTRFTAQMETELDRVAAEGIDWVGVVRDFFIPFSNNLTAAEEQLERVPLPVEVSTEYCPQCSRGPLLIKIGRFGKYMECPSCSFRQSFRIRTGVPCPGCPEDGELIGRFTKKGKLFYGCSAFPKHAFAINTKPLLEPCPMCGGLVVEVKPGVNVCQNPVCEAYKPLRRRSPKSSSSKIHKPPVRRHRTVVKKTSAGT from the coding sequence ATGAAGTCACCCATGAATTTCGTTATTGTTGAGTCCCCTGCCAAAGCAAGGACTCTTTCCCGTATCCTCGGTCCTAAATATATCGTCAAGGCTTCGATGGGACATATCCGTGACTTGCCGAAAAGCAAGCTCGGCGTTGATATTGAAAATGACTTTAAACCGCAATACTTAGTGATGCGAGACAAATCATCAATTCTGAAAGAATTAAAAGAAGGGCTCTCCAAAGCCTCTGCGGTATATTTAGCGACAGATCCTGACCGGGAGGGCGAAGCAATAGCATGGCACCTGAAAGAATCTATTTGTACGCTCCGGGCGTCATGCAAACGGGTGACTTTTCATGAGATTACGCCGGAAGCAATAATCGCGGCCTTTAATTCACCGCGTGAAATTAATATGAATCTGGTAAACGCTCAACAAGCCCGGCGCATACTCGATCGATTAGTTGGGTATAAGCTTTCGCCCCTATTGTGGAAAAAGATCCGCCGCGGTTTATCTGCAGGCCGTGTCCAATCTGTAGCCCTGCGAATAATCGTCGATAGAGAACGCGAAATTCTTTCCTTCAAACCTGAGGAGTATTGGACCATAGAAGTTGATTTGGTTAAACATAATTCAACTCAGAAGTTCAAAGCTACGCTCATCGGGCAGGGTGAAAAAAGAAGGATAAGCATCAAAACCGAAGAACAAGCACTGGCGGTTGAGAAGGATCTTGGATCTACCAAATATTCGGTATCCAGCGTCGGAGTCAAGGAGGTAATAAAGCAGCCTTCTCCCCCTTTTATTACCAGCACACTCCAGCAAGAAGCTTATCGTAAGTTTCGGTTCACGGCACGTCAAACAATGGCGATTGCCCAGCAATTGTATGAAGGCTTACCGATAGGAACCGAGGGCAGTGTAGGTCTCATAACCTACATGCGAACCGATTCGATTCAGGTTTCCGGGTCGGCGATCTCCGAGGCGAGAAAATATATCGAGAGACAATTTGGGATCGCTTATCTGCCTAAAAACGTTCGGTCTTTTACCAGTTCCGTAAAAGGAGCGCAAGAAGCACATGAAGCCATAAGGCCAACGAGCATCGAGCGCGAACCTCAATTAATAAAAGAGTATCTTGAAACCAATCAATTCAAATTATACCAGCTTATCTGGCAGCGAATGGTTGCATCCCAAATGACCGCAGCCAAATATAAAAATACCGTTGTCGATATTACCGCAAAAATTGCCGGCTCGAAGGGGGCGTATATTCTCCGTTGTCAACAAACTGAAAATATATTCCCAGGGTTCATTAGCCTCTATGTTGAGAGCCGCGACGATACAGAAGAGATCAAAACGCCGCCGATACCGGAGCTGGTGCAAAATGAAGAACTGCTCGTCAAGGGGATTCACAAAGCGCAACGTTTTACCCAACCGCAACCGCGCTTTAGTGAAGCAACACTAGTGAAAACACTGGAGCAATATGGTATTGGCCGGCCTTCTACTTACGCTCCCATTTTAAGCGTTGTCCAGGAACGCGAATATGTCACCAAGGAGAAAGGCTTGTTCAAACCCACCGAACTGGGAATGACCGTCTCCGATATGCTGGTACAGCAGTTTCCCGAGTTGTTCGACACCAGGTTTACTGCCCAGATGGAAACCGAATTAGACAGAGTCGCCGCTGAAGGAATTGACTGGGTTGGAGTAGTCCGGGATTTCTTTATTCCCTTTAGTAATAATTTAACTGCAGCCGAAGAACAGTTAGAAAGGGTGCCTCTTCCAGTAGAAGTTTCCACTGAGTATTGCCCTCAATGTTCGAGAGGTCCCCTGTTAATAAAAATCGGCAGGTTCGGAAAATATATGGAGTGCCCTTCCTGCTCCTTTCGTCAATCTTTCCGAATTCGTACTGGAGTACCCTGTCCCGGATGTCCTGAAGATGGGGAGTTAATTGGACGGTTCACTAAGAAGGGAAAACTGTTTTACGGATGCAGCGCATTCCCGAAACATGCCTTTGCAATTAACACCAAACCGTTACTTGAACCTTGTCCAATGTGCGGAGGTCTGGTTGTTGAAGTAAAACCAGGTGTGAACGTATGCCAAAATCCAGTCTGTGAAGCTTATAAACCTTTGCGACGGCGTTCCCCTAAATCCAGTTCTTCCAAAATCCATAAGCCGCCTGTCCGAAGGCATCGCACTGTAGTAAAAAAGACTAGCGCCGGTACGTAA
- a CDS encoding PHP domain-containing protein, whose amino-acid sequence MIKVDLHIHTRYSMDASTTIEELIARCNEVGLGAIAITDHGTTEGALEFKKLSPIPIIVGEEILTDRGEIMGLFLTETIPSGQSVEATIKSIRNQSGLVCIPHPFDSLRGSALDPRMTNKLVESGQIDILEVLNARIVLPSFVNKARDFAARYGLAQSAGSDAHSPEELGKAYVLMQPFNNRDEFLSSLKNATIHGRCNSPLVHLNSTAQRIKRKFTG is encoded by the coding sequence ATGATAAAAGTCGATTTACATATTCACACTCGCTATTCCATGGATGCCTCGACCACAATTGAGGAATTGATCGCCCGTTGTAATGAAGTGGGATTGGGGGCTATCGCAATCACTGACCACGGGACCACGGAAGGTGCCCTAGAATTCAAAAAACTCTCTCCAATACCCATAATTGTTGGCGAAGAGATATTGACTGACCGCGGTGAAATTATGGGGCTTTTTTTAACGGAGACAATCCCGTCTGGTCAATCCGTTGAGGCAACGATCAAGTCAATACGAAACCAAAGCGGACTGGTTTGTATCCCCCACCCTTTTGATTCCTTGCGAGGTTCTGCGCTCGATCCCAGAATGACTAATAAACTGGTTGAATCCGGACAAATTGATATTCTTGAAGTGCTGAACGCCCGAATTGTATTGCCATCATTTGTCAACAAAGCACGTGATTTTGCCGCCAGATACGGCCTGGCACAGAGCGCCGGCTCTGATGCCCATTCACCCGAGGAGCTCGGCAAAGCTTATGTTTTGATGCAGCCATTCAACAATAGAGATGAGTTTTTGTCATCCCTGAAAAATGCGACTATCCATGGTCGGTGCAACAGTCCGCTTGTTCATCTTAATTCCACCGCCCAACGCATCAAACGAAAGTTCACAGGCTAA
- the dprA gene encoding DNA-processing protein DprA produces the protein MNEQGNTVYYLGFSLIPGIGRVRLSMLEKYFGDLSTAWKANEAELSKVGLDCGTINSIVYWRSKVEPARELEKAGRFGVSIVTADSPKYPSRLKEIYDYPPVLYIKGNLLPEDQFSIAVVGTRNPTAYGKQVTEEIVTALSRNNITIASGLARGIDTISHSSALKAGGRTIGVLGSGVNVVYPPENTAIAKQIIENGALISECAMDMGPRPENFPRRNRILSGLTLGTLVTEAGEKSGALITAEYALDQNREVFAIPGNIFSAKSSGTNRLIQQGAKLIRNESDILAELNIESIATQLEFKETLPETENEKILIGYLGVEPIHIDEICRASKLSASTVSSTLSMMELKGTVKHLGGMNYTLSRVIKES, from the coding sequence TTGAACGAACAGGGTAACACTGTCTATTACCTGGGTTTCAGTCTTATTCCAGGTATCGGCCGGGTCCGGCTTTCAATGCTGGAGAAATACTTCGGAGATCTTTCGACCGCCTGGAAGGCCAACGAAGCGGAATTATCGAAGGTCGGCCTTGATTGCGGTACGATTAACTCAATTGTTTATTGGCGATCTAAAGTTGAACCAGCGCGTGAACTGGAAAAAGCAGGTCGTTTCGGTGTTTCCATCGTCACCGCGGACAGCCCAAAGTATCCTTCCCGCCTCAAGGAGATTTACGATTATCCACCAGTTTTGTATATTAAGGGCAATCTTCTTCCTGAGGACCAGTTTTCTATCGCGGTGGTGGGGACACGAAATCCAACAGCTTATGGGAAGCAAGTGACCGAGGAGATCGTAACCGCGCTTAGCCGAAATAATATCACCATCGCTTCAGGTTTGGCCCGCGGGATAGATACGATTTCCCACTCTTCTGCCCTAAAAGCGGGCGGTCGGACGATCGGAGTACTCGGCTCCGGGGTTAATGTAGTGTACCCACCAGAAAACACAGCCATCGCTAAGCAAATAATTGAAAATGGGGCACTCATTTCAGAGTGCGCGATGGATATGGGACCAAGACCTGAAAATTTCCCCCGGCGTAACCGCATCCTCTCAGGCTTGACGTTGGGGACACTGGTAACTGAAGCTGGCGAAAAATCCGGGGCTTTAATTACCGCCGAATACGCTTTAGACCAAAACCGAGAGGTATTCGCGATTCCGGGAAACATTTTCTCAGCCAAGAGTTCTGGAACAAACCGGTTGATTCAACAAGGTGCAAAGTTGATCAGAAACGAATCCGACATTTTAGCAGAGCTCAATATTGAATCAATTGCTACACAACTTGAATTCAAAGAAACACTCCCTGAGACTGAAAATGAAAAAATCTTAATCGGATATCTTGGTGTGGAGCCGATACACATTGACGAAATTTGCCGCGCATCCAAACTATCTGCCTCAACGGTAAGCTCAACTTTATCGATGATGGAATTGAAAGGAACAGTCAAACACCTTGGCGGTATGAACTATACACTTTCTAGGGTGATTAAGGAGTCGTAA
- a CDS encoding tyrosine recombinase XerC: protein MNYLQSEQHLSPRTIRNYLGDLNGNLEEGEPKGFFQYLRLRNIEFPNQVTKQVIRDFMAWNFSQGIVKGSVARKLSAIRSLFRYMLRETLVTECPFPLSRRGRNRLSAFSMKLDRRLPEFLTTEEINRLLDTPDPGTPQGLRDRAIMELFYAAGLRVSELASIDLNQLDLYSRELKVIGKGEKERLVLIGQPAVVAIKRYIKCGRPSFLAKNRPNALFLNYRGGRLSVRSIQEKILAYAKQAEIRQEVHPHLLRHSFATHLLDGGADLRVVQELLGHSSLQTTQIYTHVSRHQAKKIYLSAHPFAHPERE, encoded by the coding sequence GTGAACTATCTCCAATCCGAACAGCATCTTTCGCCACGAACCATTCGGAATTATCTCGGCGATCTTAATGGTAATCTAGAAGAAGGCGAGCCAAAAGGATTTTTCCAGTATCTCAGATTAAGAAATATCGAATTCCCGAACCAGGTCACCAAACAGGTGATCAGGGATTTCATGGCATGGAATTTCTCACAAGGTATTGTAAAAGGTTCGGTCGCGCGCAAACTTTCCGCCATCCGCTCATTGTTCCGTTACATGCTCCGTGAAACGCTTGTGACCGAATGTCCATTCCCTTTATCTCGAAGGGGCAGGAACCGGTTGTCGGCCTTTTCAATGAAACTGGACCGGCGATTACCTGAATTCTTAACCACCGAAGAAATAAATCGGCTGCTGGATACCCCTGATCCAGGGACCCCGCAAGGGTTGCGTGATCGGGCTATTATGGAATTGTTTTATGCAGCTGGTCTCAGAGTGTCTGAGTTGGCTTCGATTGACCTCAATCAGCTTGACCTTTACAGCCGTGAATTAAAGGTGATCGGCAAGGGCGAAAAAGAGCGCCTTGTATTGATCGGTCAGCCTGCAGTGGTCGCAATCAAACGATATATTAAGTGTGGAAGGCCTTCATTTCTGGCAAAAAATCGGCCAAACGCCCTGTTTTTGAACTATCGGGGCGGAAGACTGTCGGTTCGTTCTATTCAGGAGAAGATTTTGGCTTATGCTAAACAGGCCGAAATCCGCCAGGAGGTTCACCCACATTTGCTGCGTCACAGCTTCGCAACCCATTTGCTCGACGGCGGAGCTGATCTTCGGGTTGTCCAAGAATTGTTAGGCCACTCATCGCTTCAAACAACACAAATATACACCCACGTTAGTCGCCACCAGGCAAAAAAGATATACCTATCTGCTCATCCATTCGCGCATCCGGAGAGAGAATAA